CCATCACATCTGGCAATTAGAAATAACCTTTTCCGAGTGGTAGGCGCGCCAAAGTCACAGGCCCGAAGTTCTTTCCAGGCGATTTCATATCCGTGTTTCCTAAACTGTTTCACGAATGATTTGAATGTGTATCCTTTTCGATCTGGATCTGGCTTACCATCTTTAAGTGGTCCCCACGTTTTAAACTCTTCTACGTTTTCCAAAATGATGACTCTTGGCTTGACGGTGGCCGCCCACCTGAGCGCCACCCAAGCAAGCCCTCTGATTGTCTTATCAACAGGCTTTCCGCCCTTCGCTTTAGAAAAGTGTTTGCAATCAGGAGAGAGCCAGCACAAGCCGACCTTCCTCCCCTTCACCACCTCAACTGGATCAACATCCCATACTGACTCACAATAATGTTCGGTATGCGGGTGATTAGCCTTGTGCATGGCAATGGCGGCCGGATCGTGATTAATTGCTACATCGACATTTAACCCTGTAGCCATCTCAATCCCCGTACTGGCACCGCCACCTCCTGCAAAGTTGTCTACTATGATTTCTCTAAATAAATCCAACTGCATGTATCAGGCTCCTCTCTTCGACGTGGAATGTTCGGAATGCGATTTATTTAGGCTCAATAACTAAAGAAAAATTTCTAAAGTTGTTTTCTTTTATTGTCTTATCAGCAAAGCTCTTAGCCTGTGATTTACTCTTAAATTCCTTTGCGCTTCCTCTGACAAGCGTACGTCCTGGATCACCCTCCCAAGGTGCAATCCAGCAATCTGAATTAGCAAATTTCAAAATGAACATATTTTCAACTCTCCTTTATTTCGCTTGTTTTTCGGAATGTGCAGCCATCAGAATAGTGACAGCTGCTTGGTTTCAAAATTCATGATTAATAGTTCCTCGGCCGGACCGCCTACATTTTGACCGCCAACCGCTTGCTTGAATGCACCATGCCTTTCAATGTTCCAGGTTCCATATAGTTCATCGATCAGTGGATCGTCATAGTATGAAATGATGACTTTCCCTGAAACCTTCGATAGCAGCATTGCCAAGTCCCGATGATCGCTTAATGTAAATCCGCCGGCATAAAACTTCTCCCGGCCAATGTATGGAGGATCAATATAAAACAACGCTTCAGGTGAATCATATTTTTCAATTATTGTTCTGAAGTCTGTGCGCTCGATCATGACACCCTGCATTCTCTTAGCGAAAGACCTGATCTTTTCGCAGGCATTCACGTATCCCATTGCCGGGTTTTGACTCGAGCTGGTACTGTGTCGCCATCCCGTCTTTGGCACTTCCTCTGAATTGCCTTTAGAAATAGCTGAGCGATTTAAATAAAAGAATCTGACCGCTTGCTCAAGAGGATCTCGAGGCATTTCTTCACGCCGGTACTTGTCATATAGCTCCCGGCTATACGGAAGCGCAGCCACTTTCTGAATTAATGCTTCAGTGTTTTCGATAGACTGTAAGATGAAATTGACCACGATACCGTCAATGTCGTTATACACTTCATGATTCGTTCTGCTCTTTTGCGAGATCACATGAGCAGCCCCACCAAACGGCTCAATATAAACCTTGTGTGCTGGCATTTTGCTGATGATATATTCAGCCTGCTTACCTTTTCCACCGAACCAGATCAATGGTGATACAGTTGCCATTCCGGATCCCTCCTCCCTTCGACGTTTCTTGTGTCAGATACTCTATTACTTAAAACTACTACCTTACATACTCCACGAACTCATTTCCTCTTTCTGAAAACTCTCTTACCATGCTGCAAACTAATCCAAATGACATTCCTGAGTGATCTTGACTTTCGATTTTCTCCTTTGCTTCGTCAAGCGTACCATGATTATTTAAGATACTAACTATATCCAAGCAAGCTCCTAATTCCATACCTCGATATAAGTCGTTTAATCTAATAGGAACAATTTGATCCCAGTAGTCCCAGTTATCAGAGGATAAAACTTCCCTTCCTTTTTTCATCCAAATTGCTGATAGTTCAGGGATTTTTTCTTTATGTTCTTTCTCCTGTCTTTCACGATCTTGTTTCCACTCTTCTTGTGCTCTGTCAAACTCTGCTTTACTCTTACCAGTTATTTCTTTGTAGGCTGAATCCATCGTTACTGTATCTGAATATAATGTAACACCGTTGAAATCACCGGATACTAATCTACCTCTATCTCTGTAACTAAGCAATTCATTTACAGCTTTTTCAATAGTGTATCCTAAGAAAAGTTCAACCTGCTCATAATTTTTATCCATAGTACAACCTCCTAATTTTATTTTGTATTCTGAGATTTATTATCCTAAGTGAATAACTTGGGCATCTTCATTTAGAAAGCCCTCTGCTTTGATCCAGTTCTCATTCTGCCAAGGCGCATTCTGTTCGGGATGTTTATTGAAACATTATATGATTGGTTCTCTTTCATCCATTGCCTTTTGTAGTCCAGTAGATTCGAGTGAGATTCCGTTCTCTTCAAGCTTTTCTGTCAGCTGCTGAACACCATCTGACAAAGCGTTAATGTGTTCTTGATTTTTAGCACTTGCTAACATTCCCCAATCTCCACCTGATAGAAATCCTTCTGCATCACCTAGCATCATAACCAAAGCCATTTGCATTTTCTTATTCAAATATATTTGCACGAGATCACTCCCCTTTACGACACATCTTGTATCAGATCCGCTGTAATCCTTTTTGCTCAAGAGCGGCTTTCCACTTAAAGTCGATCAGTTCCCTTTCCACGTTATAAACCATCGATCCCTTAGAGCGGCAGCCGCTGCATCTGTACTTTATCTTCGTGTAGTAAGTTCTTTTAATGTCGTCTACCTTTGTCATGTCACATTGACAGTCGATACATTTCATTTTTCACTTTCCTGCTTTCTCTATATAAAGAATTTATTCCCTTAAAAACTTATAAGAGAGAGGCGCAACCACTGCGCCCCGCTCCATGTAATCATGAAATGATCATGACTCCACCATCATCCATTGTCCCTTTGAGCTCTTCCTCCAGGTATTCACGGATGTTCTTCATGGCTTCGTGTTTCCATGCCCCGCCATCAGCTTCAAAAAGTGCGCACGTTGGGCCATCCTTCATGCGAAAGATAAACTTGCTCTCTGGCTGCTCGATTTCCACAAATGTCCGGCGAGGTGCGAGGGTGATCGGGTTAGGCACTTTTACATTTTCAACCGTTGAAACGCCTGTCTTTGCTACAACGCTTTGACTTACACCGTCATCCCCGACCGTCTTGACCGCCTCCTGCTTGATATTGCCGACCACCTTTAAAGCAAGGTCCCGCTCTTCGTTTTGTACAAAGCAAGACTGCAGCTTAATGTTGAATGTCTCAGAGTCATAAAAGCGATCAAACGTAAATTCAGGCAGCCATGCTACAGAGCTGATGAGCACTTCACGTTCACGGTCATCGTTCAGTTGCTTCAGGATCTCCACTTCCTCTGGGTTTTTAATATGGATGATTAGGTTAGACTCTCTGTCCACATTCTCGTCAATATAGTCGACGACCCCTTTTAACGTATTGATCACAAGCGGAGCGGCTTTCGGGCGTTTAATCAGATGCATACGCTCCGTTGAGTAAACCTGTCCATTATGTTCCGATACCTTGTGGCCTGCCTTGCTGATAATAAACTCCATTGCTTCTTTTAACATTTTTCATTCCTCCAGTAGGGTTATAGTTTTATTTTGATTGCTTTTTCTGAGCGCGGAAGTCAACAACATTCTCTTCCTGCGGTTCTTCATACCCTTGAATCACATTGCCTTTATCGTCAGCCAGGTCACCAGCATCATTGAAGTATGTCTGCCCTTTAATACCGGACTTGAGCTCTGCGCCGATGACTTTACCTTTATCATGTCCGAGGATCAGCGTGGATCCGACTGACTTGGCAGGAGCCAGCTTGCTTTTGACCTGTACATCCGTACTCACAAGTTCGCGTTTCTCATCGGCCGTCATAGACAGCGTGAGTGTGACAGTCCGCTTGGCTTTATGATCTGTATTTGGATCATCGATATTTTCAAGGACCCTCTGAA
The sequence above is drawn from the Jeotgalibacillus aurantiacus genome and encodes:
- a CDS encoding replication terminator protein; protein product: MSTKIDFNSFADGAAAEKLNREIQRVLENIDDPNTDHKAKRTVTLTLSMTADEKRELVSTDVQVKSKLAPAKSVGSTLILGHDKGKVIGAELKSGIKGQTYFNDAGDLADDKGNVIQGYEEPQEENVVDFRAQKKQSK
- a CDS encoding DNA cytosine methyltransferase; this encodes MQLDLFREIIVDNFAGGGGASTGIEMATGLNVDVAINHDPAAIAMHKANHPHTEHYCESVWDVDPVEVVKGRKVGLCWLSPDCKHFSKAKGGKPVDKTIRGLAWVALRWAATVKPRVIILENVEEFKTWGPLKDGKPDPDRKGYTFKSFVKQFRKHGYEIAWKELRACDFGAPTTRKRLFLIARCDG
- a CDS encoding DNA adenine methylase; protein product: MATVSPLIWFGGKGKQAEYIISKMPAHKVYIEPFGGAAHVISQKSRTNHEVYNDIDGIVVNFILQSIENTEALIQKVAALPYSRELYDKYRREEMPRDPLEQAVRFFYLNRSAISKGNSEEVPKTGWRHSTSSSQNPAMGYVNACEKIRSFAKRMQGVMIERTDFRTIIEKYDSPEALFYIDPPYIGREKFYAGGFTLSDHRDLAMLLSKVSGKVIISYYDDPLIDELYGTWNIERHGAFKQAVGGQNVGGPAEELLIMNFETKQLSLF